ATTCACGTAGGCATTTTCCGTTAATGAGTTGACAATAAGGACTAAATTTattgtaagttgaaaataacaatgaTCAAATTAACCGTTACtaaaatgtaggaaccaaatTTACTGTTACACCAAATTATGGGGACCAAAATAGTGATTTcgtctaaaaatttaaattgttgaTGGAAGGCTCGTGTGTgaggttttagggttttttttttttttttttttttaaatggtaaagATTTTATAAACATCAAACACAGAAATTAGACAGGTTGTATCCGATTAAGATCCTCAGAATACACTTCAAGGAAGGCTTGAGGCCCATATACTAAATCAAAATAACCCCAATACCTATTCTTGAGGGACCAGCCCACTAGAACATGAGGTGAGGGGCTCTGTTAACTTCTCTACATCcccaaacaaaggaaaaggaggagaaaaaaaagcaaagagatCAATAGCTTCTCTATGGAGTTTCTGCAACCTTACGCTGAATGGACTCTATGCTCGGTTTTTATTCTCTTTCGATCAAGACATTTCCCAAATTGAGAGCCTTTGCGAGCTGGACAAAGCATAAGATGGCTACAGCCTTGGCTTGGAGAGGGATGTTAGTTCACTTCGGCCCATTTGGTTCACTTCAGGGtattcggtccacttcagtTATTTTGATCAATTTCAGTGCACTTACTTGAAAATTGGAAAAGACAAGACTGGGTtgagacttttttattttttatttttattttttgagaagaaaatcaGTCTGTtttattggaaaaagaaaacctaacCAAAAATAGCTAGGAGAACAAAGTTGATGTGTGGAGGAACATCTTTCATCCACACCTAAAAATTGCTAACGTGTCTAGCATGTCTCGCAAGTTTATGAGCAATAGTATTAGCATGTCTATGGATatgtgaaaattgaaaagaagaaaaaaaagccaaatAGAATTTGGCCACGGCAATAAGGTGACTTGAGACTTGAGAGTACTTATTctaaatatgaatttattaaaaaatatatagatttcaAACTTGTTCCAAGTTCtattaaaatttagtaattaaatctcaaattttttccACATATATTTAATGAATCCAAACtcatctattttctttttgaagagaGAATTGGGAGCAAAGTCATGTGCCATAGGGTTTATTGGAAAGGATATTTAAATAACTATAGGCAACCAAACCGTTTCAGCTATGTTAGAGGCACAAATGTTGATATCTAGGTGTAGTCTAAGGTGTTAAACCATTGCACATcaatataatatctaaaaactgacgcataatatttattatttctacgCTTCTGTTAAGCAATATTAATGTAGCATTTCGATTAAATTCGGTCTACTTTAGTCCATTTCGGTACACTTGGATCCAATTTGGTTCATTTTGATCCACTTGGGTACATTTGGACCACTTTGGACtatttcggtccactttggtctattAAGTCTATTTTGATTCATTATggtctattcagtccatttcaataaattttggtccattcggtcaaatttagtccacttcagtccattcaGTCTCAGTCCAATTTGATCACTCGGTCTAATTCGGTCCATTCGGTCTTGGTCCAATTCAGTCTatttcggtccaatttggtcatTCAGTCCAATTCGGTCTAATTTGTCATATTCTGTCTACTTCAGTCTAattggtccactttggtctatttTGGTACAATTTGGATTAATTGGgcattaaattgatttttttttggtaggccTTTTAAGTTCGGgtctcaatttatttatttattttaatctttaggttaaaaagtatgaaattttattttatttaagttaaactttgttaagacatatgtgagaattgttagagacatatgttatgtaaattggttaatcctttgacaaaacgcactttacttgtaatttggtagatctatgATGGGTTTattacttcaagaaataagtgttcaagtttagtattgaaatcatgcaaatctgtccaagaaacaagtgaagaagtgttgttcattaaatctcgacataatcatatctatcgaggtttaatgttgaagcttgacaaaagctcaacaacagttgtatctgtcgagaattacgaaattagaATTTCTAGATCTAATTTCACGCATAACCATGAGTATTTGTGtatggtttcttttctcacaaccctatatatatatatatatatatatttatatatatatatatatatatatatctggattattttaagggccatcacatggatgcaacttgatgcaaagtgataaTACATGTATATTGTGACCGAAGATAATTTTGCcatagttcatcatattctctagaagctactgcgtctttgcaccaagggttttgtgaccaaggagtttcttgatcttcattattgaataaattgaagaaatttgCAGCTAatatcttcctcaagttggtgtgttagtcacatactgagatccgtgcatcattggttagtcacgtatagAAAACAGTGCATTGAAAGGAAAGATTGCCgttacattacaagtccaattgggtattggattAAGGGTTTAATTGTAGGTTTGTATTAAGTATTGTgatttcttttacttgtaaccgcttgctTTGTGGATtatcgggagtggtgaccttaaattcacccagcGGGGTTTTGTCTCGATAGTTTTCCTCATTcctaaacaaatcacctgtatcaaatttattttctactgcacTTAACTTAAAGGGAGTTTGGATTCGAATTATTAGTGGCTGCGTTTGcgttttctaactttttttcttttatcttttggtTCTAGTTGCACTATTTGACCAAGTCaaccgtgaacagtgcacggatgcactgttcattgacccacaaattccacttttcagtcactttttcattgaaaatgggtcccacaacactatttacacatttaaaaattattttgttacagtattttcagttttcagtttcaacaaaataagttttatccaaacagatccttagttggtgatttgtttgtactaccacgcttattgcatgtaattgaatctaattaattcacttggctaaataattGAATAAGTTACCAAAatggtcaatacattcttgggcTATCAAATTCTTTAGTTTTAggctaaaaaatacaaaaaatacaaaaaaaaaaagatattagaaaattagaaatatagccctaaaaaatgataaatactCACAAGATTACCTTAAAATTCAAGTCTCAATAAAATCAgcattatacttatatttggaaagaaaaaaaatgcttcaattctaaatttataaaatattttaaacttaatGTAATATGTTACATGTATTCCATGGAATGGAggtgtactttaaaaaaaaaaatattggatatGTTCAAATAAGTCAACTGATTGTGGTATATTCTTTTTACAAAAGAAATCCATTTAATAACATCTCttctatttatataaaataattttataattataacgttgttgttgaatgcaaaatgaaaaatagattATATGTTCCATTttctaaaacttataaaaatataatatacttttaaatataaattttagattatattcttttaaaataattatattatattttttttattcattgcgTGGGTTTTATGACTAGATAAAGTAAgagcacgtttggtagactgtaatagacactgtaatagacactgtaatgtaatagatattcctATAGCATAACTATTCGgttatttgattatatttttattacaatgaatagttatttcttATGAAtggctattcttcaaaatgaggaataactattccttatcaaaagtactgaatatcTATTCCATTCACCttatataataacttttttttaaaatttcctaaaaagccattagttgccacattttcaaaaggaaagaaaataaattttccttcttgttaattattaactttattttgaacaccctaaaataagtgtattttaggaaatctgactcaaaaataatttaattacactttctttttatactctactaaatCGTGGATGCATATTTAGGATTCTATTCTCaaatggtcaccaaactaatgaatagtaatacttattacattccaacttaatgtataccttgtaatacttattcctatttccatgtaataatcattacagtGTATCAGACGTGCCCTAAAAGCATTAACCACGTAATGGTTTAttaataacttattttactCCTTGTAAAGGCAACATTTTGTTTGAGGCTTCATGTGATTATAACAATAGATATGAAGATGTCTTTTGTTTTTCGTGAGAAGTTTGTCAACTAGTTTGTTCTTGATGAGAACATAAAGcaacctaaaaaataacatcaagaaagaattatataaaaaatgacgACTCTATAAAGAATACAATATATAGATTGACTAGTTATGAATCCCTAAGCATATATAGAGGTGACAAGTGAAAGCACTCGAGTTGTTATAAATGGTATGAAAATAAACCTAGTGATGTTATTTGGCTTGAAGGCATTGTAGCATAACGTTAGCCCTAACCAAAACATTAGGATTTTAAGCAAATAATAGGATTTTAAGTAAAGAAGATTATGATACCTCAAATAATAAGTTTGTAATTGATAGTTTGAATATGTGTTTGTGAGGGTAAGCCAAATCTCACATCAAATGTTTATATAGTAGACCATGAGTTTATAAGTGATTATGAGGAACCTCAATTGTAATGTTACTAAGCTATTCTGGTCCTTCTAAGATAAAAGAGTAATTAGCACTTTTCTCGAGccttacaaaaacaaatatattaaataaaaaaaatttaaatcacaAAATGCtttaagataataataattgtcGCATTTGCACCCAACCCTAATCCCAATCCCAATCTCAACTCTCAAACACAAATACAGATACAAAGACCAATAAATATGGAAATCCCAACTCTCGAACACAAAACCAAAGACCAATAATTATGGAAATCCCAATAGAACTTGCATTCAACACCTCATAAATTAAGATCTAAATCTCAAATATGGAGATAGTAAATTTTATGGGCCAAATGACGGAAATAGTAACATTGAAACGACTTTGGAAAGGGTAAAAATCTAAGttggctcaaaaaaaaaaaaaaatattgagaatCATATTATGACCTGGATATTTTTCAAAAGCATAATCATGAACAGACATTGCCACATATTGATCACACTTGCTAGGTCCTAAAACCTGCTCATAAGTTTGGCAAAGAGGCGCAGATATCAAGTAGGGCGGTGATCAAtgtttttgaatcttttgatggcaaaagtttttgaaatatattttacatCAACTTCTTCAATAATGGTCTCCTCGTCTTATTCAACTTCTTCTGAACATAGAGTATTCATGAAGGAATAGCTGAGCTCGATTCATATACAGATGGAGATCGATCACTCTggcagtggcggagccacatTGGGACCCAAGGGGGGaaaaaattagtatatatatatatatatatatatatatatatagtaaagttattttaataaagaaatgctatattcacaatatttttacaataaatcttaaatgacAAATTATTATTGGCTGTTACGTGTGTGCAAAAAGGTTATTTAGTTGTGGAttaaaattagaactaataacaacttaccacttaggatttattgtaaaattattgtaaaaatattgcagAGGTAACACTTAAATAATTTTCCTCCACTACATAACCATGTGTGTGGTTAAAATACTTCCTGCAAAAGCAAGTGTGTAGCTGTGTAGGCTACTCTCActttctcatatttttatttgttctaaaaatattaaaataaccaATGTATCATAACATCATAAATGTAtatgattaaaatatattatttttatcattttatttatatataaaataatataacatgtaTTTGGTTGTAGCTAGTTatagctattttttttatatattgaaatttgaatgattgtttatcttttatttaaaaatccttaaattattagtatttttaaaaattttagtcattATATATAATGGgtgataatttaatttgaaaaatctagGTTCATGGATAAGTTTAGGAATTGGTAATTCAGAAATAATACACTTGAATTTTGATTATTAAATTGTATGTACAGTATagatataattaatatatacacaaaaataattaattatctaattttatatttgaccACCCAAATACAAATTCTTGGCTCCTCCCCCCTACTCTTTGGCTAGAGTTAAGCCCAATATGACACATGTGGGGACACGTGGAAGATAACCTCTTAGCACCGACAATACCCCTAGAATTCCTCTGACTACAGTTTCTTGCATGCATGCAAAGACCACGTGTCAATCCCCACAGCCACGtgttcatcttcaacaatcTCATTCACCACGTGTCATCTCTTCACCAATCAAATCGTCTATatgtatagaaatatatatacgtatatatatatatatataagcacgAACTAGCTTCTCATACAGGTAGAGAAATCAAATCAACAAAGAGttttgaaaaccaaaaacaattctGAAATACATTTGTTTCAATGGCGTCTACAAGGCAGTTCAAGGAAGAGAGAGCCGAGGCAGCAGCGAAACTTGCTGCCTCTGATCTCAGCGATGTTaacagagaaagaagagagtgtGAAGAAGGTGTTAAGACGACTGAGCAAACACAATACTCACAACAACAATACCACCAAGAGCAAGATCAAAGGCCTGGCGTTATTGGGTCTGTGATGAAAGCAGTTCATGACACATACGAGCGTGCAAAGGAAGCTGTAGTTGGCAAGACCCAAGAGACTACAGAGTCCACAAAGGAAACAACAGAGCAAGCTGCAGAGAATGCTAAAGAGGCTAAAGATAGAGCTGTAGAGAAAGCAAGAGAGGCTAAAGATACTACAGCTGAGAAAACTAAGGAGTACAAGGATTATACAACTGAGAAGACGAAAGAGACAACAGAGAATGCTGCAGAAAAGGCTAGGGAAACAAAGGACTCTACCAAGGGGAAGGCGGAGGAGTACAAGGACTATGCAGCAGAGAAAGCAAAGGTGGCGGTGGAGAAGGCAAGGGAGATTGAGGACTCTGCGGCGGAGAAGGCCAAGCAGGCTAAGGATTCTGTGGTGGGAAAGGCAAGTGAGTATACTGATTACACGGCGCAGAAGGCGAAGGAGACTAAGGACTCGGCGGCGCAGAAGGCAAAGGAGACTAAGGACTCTGCGGCGGAGAAGGCAAAGCAAGACATGGACTCTGCGGTGGGAAAGGCAAGTGAGTAGAAGGATTACACGGCGGAGAAGGCGAAGGAGACGAAGGACACGACGGTTGGAAAGGCGAGTGAGAATAAGGATTATGCGGCGGGGAAAGCTATAGAGGGGAAGGATACTACGTTGGCTAAGCTTGGAGAGATTAAGGACTCTGCTGCCGATGCTGCTAAAAGAGCTATGGGTTTCTTGACTGGTAAGAAAGAGGAAGTCAAGGAGAACACTGACGAGACTAAAGAGGCAACCAAGGTATATAATATATCATACATATGAtacaaacacaatttttttttttttttttaacaataaatttcactattttacttcttaaaaaaaattcacaattgtttaattgtttGGCATAGTAAACAATAACTAATATTCATTAATCTTTGCTGACTCTGTGTACTAGACATAACTAAAAATTCATTTATCTATCACTTTTTTTATGgattcatcattttttattcttcaataaAAAACGACCAACTCAaaagttataaatttattttgaaatatcaaACATTGCCTAGATTGTTAtgtaggtttcattaaaaaatgacaatatatGATGCAGGAGAAGTTGAGCGAAACAACAGGGGAAGCGAGACAGAAAATGGAAGGGTTGAAGCTGAAGGGCCAGGAGTACAAGGACGAAGCTACCCGAAATGAGCCTGAAGCTGAGAGGTATTGAAATTAACATTTAAGATATAATTCAAAAGTGGCAAATGCTAAAGTTATCATCAGGCTTTATAAATTTCTTTACACGTCTTAATCCTGACATAATATATTGTAATTGGTACATAATAAAGTGGGTACTAATGACATCACATATGAAAGTGATGTTACTCTCATCATAACTTGCATGTTTAGAAAATTGTAGtaagttttgaaaaatgttttgtgAGAAATTTCATGGCATGaattgctgtgtgtgtgtgcttcGTGGTGGTAATGAGAACTTGCTATTTTGATTAGGGCCGCTACTGCGTATGTGGTGTTGGATGATGATACCGGAGCATTAAGGGAAGTAGGGACGGTTGAGGTGGATGTTGAAGAGACCCGACCAGGATATGTAGCTTCTAAACTGAAAGAGGCTGATCAAATTAGCGGTCAGACTTTTAACGATGTGGGACATTTGGATGATGAAGGCAAAGTACGTATTGAGGTGGTGGATCGCCAAGTCAAGATGTGATCATGTACCCATTCGGTTATTTTGCATGATAATGATGCTGttggtgtttttcttttgtgtatttTGTTACTGTTTATATATGTCCTATCGTTTGTGTTCCTTTTCACTTTTCAGTTCGAGGTATATATGAA
The sequence above is drawn from the Quercus robur chromosome 7, dhQueRobu3.1, whole genome shotgun sequence genome and encodes:
- the LOC126692024 gene encoding late embryogenesis abundant protein ECP63-like, yielding MASTRQFKEERAEAAAKLAASDLSDVNRERRECEEGVKTTEQTQYSQQQYHQEQDQRPGVIGSVMKAVHDTYERAKEAVVGKTQETTESTKETTEQAAENAKEAKDRAVEKAREAKDTTAEKTKEYKDYTTEKTKETTENAAEKARETKDSTKGKAEEYKDYAAEKAKVAVEKAREIEDSAAEKAKQAKDSVVGKASEYTDYTAQKAKETKDSAAQKAKETKDSAAEKAKQDMDSAVGKASE